CATCGTCTTTACAATCATTCTTCCGCCACTGGGTGTTTTACTGGGTAAAGGCTTCGGATGGGCATTTATCCTGAATATCGTCCTGACGCTGCTGGGCTATATTCCAGGCCTGATCCACGCGTTCTGGGTGCAGACCAAAAGCTAAGTGCGCCAGAGTAAATCGCGATAAATTCCGGTCAGTACCCCCTCAGGGCCAAACTGTTGTTTAACCCAGCGGGTCACCTGACCGGTAGCCGCATGCTGTGTGGCAAGCAGCATGCGCGAATCCTGACGCGGGTTATTAATGCGCCGCGTCACCAGCAGCCCCTCTTCCACGGCCTCCCGCGCCATATACTCCGGTAAAAATCCAATCCCTTCCCCCAGGATCTGACACTGGCATTTGGTGTTGAAGTCCGGCACCAGAATCGCCTCCTGACCGTGCAGCAGCCAGCCCACCTTTTTGTTGATGGTGTGGGCCGTGTCTTCGACCATGATATTGGGGTACAGGCGCAGTTGGCTTTCGGCAATCGGCTCCGGGGTAAATGCCAGCGGGTGTTCGGGCGAGATCGCAAAGACCCAGCGAATCGCGCCGATCTCGGTGTAATCAATGCCGCCGCCGTCGAGCAGGGTGTCCGGCGCGCCGATGGCGATATTAGCCTGATTATTGATGATGGAATCCCACACCCCGTTGTAGA
This region of Enterobacter cancerogenus genomic DNA includes:
- a CDS encoding YqaE/Pmp3 family membrane protein yields the protein MGFWRIVFTIILPPLGVLLGKGFGWAFILNIVLTLLGYIPGLIHAFWVQTKS
- a CDS encoding LysR substrate-binding domain-containing protein: MNSIFTEENLLAFTMAARYSSFSKAAEELGVTTSAISYTIKRMETGLDVVLFVRNTRNIELTESGFYFYRKATDLLNDFHAIKRGIDTISQGIETRVRICINQLLYTPRHTARLLQVLKKQFPTCQITVTTEVYNGVWDSIINNQANIAIGAPDTLLDGGGIDYTEIGAIRWVFAISPEHPLAFTPEPIAESQLRLYPNIMVEDTAHTINKKVGWLLHGQEAILVPDFNTKCQCQILGEGIGFLPEYMAREAVEEGLLVTRRINNPRQDSRMLLATQHAATGQVTRWVKQQFGPEGVLTGIYRDLLWRT